Proteins encoded by one window of Culicoides brevitarsis isolate CSIRO-B50_1 chromosome 2, AGI_CSIRO_Cbre_v1, whole genome shotgun sequence:
- the LOC134828634 gene encoding dynein regulatory complex subunit 4 has protein sequence MSREQLEAFAMRLRNEMEREREERNFFQLERDKLRTFWEITRNQLDEARTTIRNKEREVEEAQERADIETKNVMQQMKHLQYENQTKIGEMRAEMMTQLKMAQEDHTLQERELLGDKREFRRQLREKEECIELEMQKLKMEHSEQMSREREKFLNEAQEMTKIHEQRLQKYMEESEIRHRMEMSEVEERKNAQISKLIKEHEHSFGEIKQYYNDITTNNLQLISTMKDQMDELRKQSERSDKKVQEIMYQNKKLSQPLKEAQTELHELKKRQEHHDRDKTSLSRMKSRYEKLQKNFDAFKWETEALKMHCEKLTEERDQLKSRFEEAALELQQKTGLRNALLERKLEVLQKETEQREAILGEVLTLAGMEPQTLSLRIEKLLAQKNEKIEDLRYEVARMSKAYDDLLATFESKMIQHGIPIEEIRFQVAGPGRSGKPTPGTLVPKFR, from the exons ATGTCCCGGGAGCAACTCGAAGCCTTCGCGATGCGACTTCGCAACGAAATGGAGCGCGAACGTGAGGAACGGAATTTTTTCCAGTTGGAACGCGATAAACTCCGTACTTTTTGGGAAATCACGCGAAATCAACTCGATGAGGCTCGCACGACAATTCGCAACAAGGAACGCGAAGTCGAGGAGGCTCAAGAACGCGCCGATATCGAGACGAAAAATGTCATGCAACAAATGAAGCACTTGCAATACGAGAATCAGACGAAAATCGGGGAGATGCGTGCTGAAATGATGACTCAACTGAAAATGGCGCAAGAAGATCACACGTTGCAGGAACGCGAGTTGCTCGGTGATAAGAGGGAATTTCGAAGACAACTGCGGGAAAAGGAAGAATGCATCGAACTCgagatgcaaaaattaaaaatggaacATAGCGAGCAGATGAGTCGAGAACGCGAGAAATTTCTGAATGAGGCGCAAGAAATGACGAAAATTCACGAGCAACGCCTGCAAAAGTACATGGAAGAGTCGGAAATTCGGCATCGCATGGAGATGTCGGAAGTGGAGGAACGAAAAAATGCccaaatttcaaagttaataAAGGAACATGAGCATTCCTTCGGCGAAATTAAGCAATATTACAACGATATCACGACTAATAACTTGCAATTGATTAGTACGATGAAGGATCAAATGGACGAATTGCGAAAACAGTCGGAGCGGAGCGATAAAAAAGTGCAAGAAATCATGTATCAGAACAAAAAACTCTCACAACCGTTGAAAGAGGCTCAAACTGAACTTCACGAACtaaa gAAACGTCAAGAGCATCACGATCGTGACAAAACATCCCTCAGCCGCATGAAATCCCGTTACGAGAAGCtccagaaaaattttgacgccTTCAAATGGGAGACAGAAGCCTTAAAAATGCATTGCGAGAAGCTAACTGAGGAGCGTGACCAGTTAAAATCCCGTTTTGAGGAAGCTGCGTTggaattacaacaaaaaacag gtctCCGCAACGCCTTGCTCGAACGAAAACTAGAAGTTCTGCAAAAAGAAACCGAACAACGTGAAGCAATTTTAGGCGAAGTTCTTACTCTCGCAGGAATGGAACCACAAACGTTGAGTTTGCGCATCGAAAAACTCCTGGCACAGAAAAACGAGAAGATCGAAGACTTGCGATACGAAGTTGCCCGCATGTCAAAAGCGTATGACGACTTATTGGCAACATTTGAATCGAAAATGATCCAACACGGGATTCCAATTGAAGAGATACGCTTTCAAGTTGCGGGACCCGGAAGAAGTGGAAAACCTACGCCCGGCACTTTGGTGCCCAAATTTCGCTAA
- the LOC134828636 gene encoding chymotrypsin-2-like, translated as MKNLLIFVIFGLICSVSAVFSPYIIDGEGVGPTDIPFAVGIMLHRPQNPGFCGGTLVSRNYVLTAASCLVNVPRASVLLGASNINNASDIIDAAELIPHPLYDSGADRNDIGLIKLVRPADLSDFVKVIDLPKWSQRKKSFSDVPVTTFGWGSRGKRGEKVPVETLHAVKETVIKNLSCKTKYPAYITSSNICTGSSGTPCTGDEGGAMYMIDEGKPVAIGVFSYQFSMGCTWGWPPVYARITSYLEWIQSNSDVVIRD; from the exons atgaaaaatttgctaatttttgtcattttcgggCTAATTTGTTCCGTTTCTGCGGTATTTTCTCCTTATATCATCGATGGAGAAGGTGTTGGACCAACGGATATTCCTTTTGCAGTAGGAATTATGCTGCATCGACCTCAGAATCCTGGATTTTGCGGAGGAACTTTGGTCTCTCGTAATTATGTGTTGACTGCTGCTTCATGTTTGGTCAA tgttCCTCGTGCCTCAGTATTGCTCGGCGCAAGTAACATCAATAACGCAAGTGATATAATTGACGCTGCTGAGTTAATTCCTCATCCATTGTACGATTCCGGTGCCGATCGCAACGACATTGGCTTGATTAAACTCGTTCGTCCGGCAGATTTGTCGGATTTTGTGAAAGTTATCGATCTGCCGAAATGGTCACAACGCAAAAAGAGCTTCAGTGATGTTCCGGTTACGACTTTCGGATGGGGATCTCGGGGAAAACGCGGTGAAAAAGTTCCTGTTGAAACATTGCATGCTGTTAAGGAGACtgtcatcaaaaatttgagctgCAAAACGAAATATCCCGCTTACATTACGAGCAGCAACATTTGCACGGGAAGTTCGGGAACACCATGTACCGGAGATGAAGGAGGCGCAATGTACATGATTGACGAAGGCAAACCAGTAGCGATTGGCGTTTTTAGTTATCAATTTTCCATGGGATGTACATGGGGATGGCCTCCAGTTTATGCGAGAATTACGTCGTATTTGGAGTGGATTCAAAGTAATTCGGATGTTGTTATCAGagattaa
- the LOC134828637 gene encoding collagenase-like produces the protein MKYLPKIVILLVLAAFADAKIVPYIMDGQAMGPKDIPFAAGIMIHRPQNPGWCGGSLVSRNYVLTSAKCVTNIPSASVLLGASDVNRANQTISVSNIIIHPFFDASGEKNDIALLQLSVSANLSDVVGLARLPSKAQKKEKFSGMTATAFGWGKGGKGKASVPVEKLHAVNETVMTNFGCLKKYPAYITDSNVCTESGNGTPCTGDEGGALYVIDEDNYPTQIGIFAYQFSMGCNWGWPAVYTRLTSYLDWIKDNSDVVIREK, from the exons atgaaatacttaccaaaaatcgtaattttgcTTGTTCTAGCTGCTTTTGCAGATGCTAAAATCGTTCCGTACATCATGGATGGACAAGCAATGGGTCCCAAAGACATTCCCTTTGCCGCTGGTATCATGATCCATCGTCCTCAGAACCCCGGATGGTGTGGCGGATCCCTCGTATCACGGAATTATGTCTTGACATCTGCGAAATGTGTGACAAA caTACCATCAGCTTCCGTTCTCTTGGGTGCAAGTGACGTAAATCGTGCCAATCAAACAATCTCCGTCAGTAATATCATAATTCATCCATTTTTTGATGCCAGTGGTGAGAAAAATGACATTGCTTTGCTTCAGTTGAGCGTTTCAGCCAATTTATCTGACGTCGTTGGACTTGCTCGTTTACCGTCGAAAGCTCAGAAGAAGGAAAAGTTCTCCGGAATGACTGCGACAGCTTTTGGATGGGGTAAGGGAGGCAAGGGAAAGGCTTCGGTACCTGTTGAGAAGTTACATGCCGTAAATGAAACCGTTATGACGAATTTTGGTTGCTTGAAGAAGTATCCAGCTTACATCACGGACTCGAATGTTTGCACAGAATCGGGCAACGGAACGCCCTGCACTGGCGACGAAGGAGGCGCATTGTACGTCATCGATGAAGACAATTATCCAACACAAATCGGCATTTTTGCTTATCAATTCAGCATGGGATGCAATTGGGGATGGCCTGCGGTGTACACGCGACTCACTTCCTATCTCGATTGGATCAAGGACAACTCGGATGTCGTCATTagagagaaataa